The genomic window TGGGGATTTGACGGTTATTTAAACGATGTACAGGTAGATGACATGTCTTGGTTAATTGAGGATGATTTGTTTGTGATACAAGGCATTGGAGACATAGATGCAGAAGAAACAACGTTACCTCTTAGTATTCAAAAGAGTGATGTTGGAGATGTGGTTATTGCAATTCAGGCTTTAGAGAATTTTCCAGATGATTTAGATATTATACTTCACGATACAGAGTTGGGTACACATTACGATTTAAGAAATGCTAATTATGAAGCTTCTCTACCAGCAGGTATTTATGAAGATCGTTTTGTGCTAGGTTTTCAAAATCCAAGCCAGTTGAGTGTTGATGATAATGAAGAAGAACAATTAGACTTTAACTATGCTACGAATAGGAATAAGTTGGTTGTTCTTAACCCAAGAAATACAACTTTTAAAAATATTGAAATTTATAATATTACAGGTAAGTCAGCATATAAGATTGAAGATGTACTAGATGGTTCTTATAACGAGTATAGTATTGATAATTTAA from Winogradskyella sp. MH6 includes these protein-coding regions:
- a CDS encoding T9SS type A sorting domain-containing protein, which translates into the protein MISSGQNFDRLTVDSSTTITNSFNPDVDSNSDDRPKIRLLFTSIGIINREILLTVDDRCTDGYDWGFDGYLNDVQVDDMSWLIEDDLFVIQGIGDIDAEETTLPLSIQKSDVGDVVIAIQALENFPDDLDIILHDTELGTHYDLRNANYEASLPAGIYEDRFVLGFQNPSQLSVDDNEEEQLDFNYATNRNKLVVLNPRNTTFKNIEIYNITGKSAYKIEDVLDGSYNEYSIDNLTAGIYVVRLHLEDNKIVTKKIIVK